The Caldicellulosiruptor changbaiensis genome has a segment encoding these proteins:
- a CDS encoding DUF1648 domain-containing protein — MSEKLLIFILSFPAQIFLVLLCFFIPYFSREHILFGVNVPPTIKKSEVTKKFYKEYWRNFALTVLIPTLLFFYILFESTERVLIKYNILYPLFVIVLMTLNHYVIYRKVLKAKKKGNWQEGKKQIVVVPIKKDKKGGYPSRLWFLVPIGVFIGLLIITVVRYNQLPKIIPLHYNQKLEVDYSGPKSELIKPLSMMFGSMLLAQGLGYFVYELTKKGKMKLSIYFPEKSAEQNEKVKNYTAYFLIWILVLIELIMGLVIFSMLDIINIQTTLALLPVFLIFPLITLGYYLIKVFNINSERLSLTPEEKISEKIIDRDDDKYWIAGMFYYNPDDPALFVERRVGGFGWDLNYAKPLGKFIGFLIIVILVAVVVVSLVLI, encoded by the coding sequence ATGAGTGAAAAGCTACTGATTTTTATCCTTTCTTTTCCTGCACAGATTTTTCTTGTTCTACTGTGTTTTTTTATTCCGTACTTTTCGAGAGAGCACATTTTGTTTGGGGTAAACGTTCCGCCTACTATTAAAAAAAGTGAAGTTACAAAGAAATTTTATAAAGAATACTGGAGAAACTTTGCTCTAACAGTTTTAATTCCTACTTTGTTGTTTTTCTATATTCTTTTTGAGAGTACAGAGAGAGTTTTGATAAAATACAACATATTATATCCACTGTTTGTCATTGTTTTAATGACACTCAATCACTATGTAATCTACAGAAAAGTTTTAAAAGCTAAGAAAAAAGGTAATTGGCAAGAAGGAAAAAAGCAAATTGTGGTTGTCCCTATTAAAAAGGATAAAAAAGGGGGATATCCGTCAAGGTTGTGGTTTTTAGTACCAATTGGTGTGTTTATAGGTTTGTTAATAATAACTGTGGTGAGATACAACCAACTTCCTAAGATAATTCCACTTCATTACAACCAAAAGCTTGAAGTTGATTATAGTGGGCCAAAGTCAGAACTCATAAAGCCTCTCAGTATGATGTTTGGAAGTATGTTGTTAGCTCAGGGCCTGGGATATTTTGTTTATGAGCTAACAAAAAAAGGTAAAATGAAACTGAGTATATATTTTCCTGAGAAATCTGCAGAGCAGAACGAGAAAGTAAAAAACTATACAGCGTACTTTTTGATTTGGATTTTAGTCTTAATAGAGCTTATAATGGGTTTGGTTATTTTTTCAATGCTTGACATCATAAATATTCAAACCACATTGGCTTTACTTCCAGTTTTTCTCATATTTCCCTTAATAACATTAGGATATTATCTTATAAAAGTATTCAACATTAATTCTGAAAGATTAAGTTTGACGCCAGAAGAAAAAATATCCGAAAAAATAATTGACAGAGATGATGACAAATACTGGATTGCAGGAATGTTTTACTATAACCCTGACGACCCTGCCCTCTTTGTCGAAAGGCGGGTGGGTGGATTTGGCTGGGATTTAAACTACGCAAAGCCGCTTGGCAAGTTCATAGGGTTTTTAATAATTGTTATTTTGGTTGCAGTGGTAGTTGTGAGTTTGGTTTTGATTTGA
- a CDS encoding Rpn family recombination-promoting nuclease/putative transposase — protein sequence MDNENKEKLPAKEHDSTFKLLFENPKDIYLLVSKIINYSWANEIRESSIEIKKTNYITKEFSQVEADVVAKARLKDRDVYFYILIENQSTVAKDMPERLLRYMISIWAEEIRNGVEKLPAIIPIVVYNELDRRWEVPTDIIGAFDIFKNDIFKYKVVDIAQVDIKSYLEEEDVLTPIIFYLEQVRNDSNELIRRLQEIDQSLKKLSFNNIERFLLWSQHVIRPRLGEKQKKEYDKIVERVKQKGVELMGEFVSNVARLLDETKTKEFLAGVQQGIQQGIQQERIETAKRMIQLGISYDVISKATNLSIEEIEKIAQEKIN from the coding sequence ATGGACAATGAAAACAAGGAAAAACTTCCTGCAAAAGAGCATGATTCTACTTTTAAACTTCTTTTTGAAAATCCTAAGGATATTTATCTTTTGGTGAGCAAAATCATAAACTATAGTTGGGCGAACGAAATACGTGAAAGCTCAATTGAAATAAAAAAGACAAATTACATTACAAAGGAATTTTCGCAAGTAGAAGCAGATGTTGTGGCAAAAGCAAGGCTAAAAGACAGAGATGTATATTTTTATATATTGATAGAAAATCAATCAACTGTAGCAAAAGATATGCCTGAAAGATTATTACGATATATGATTTCTATATGGGCAGAGGAAATACGAAATGGTGTTGAAAAACTGCCAGCTATTATTCCTATTGTTGTTTACAATGAGCTTGATAGAAGATGGGAAGTACCCACAGATATAATTGGAGCATTTGATATTTTCAAAAATGATATTTTCAAGTACAAAGTTGTAGATATCGCTCAAGTTGACATTAAAAGTTATTTGGAAGAGGAAGATGTTTTAACACCAATAATTTTCTATTTGGAACAGGTGAGGAATGACAGTAATGAATTAATTCGCAGATTACAAGAAATTGATCAAAGCTTAAAGAAGCTGAGTTTTAATAATATCGAAAGGTTTTTGCTATGGTCACAGCATGTTATAAGACCAAGATTAGGTGAGAAACAAAAGAAAGAATATGACAAGATTGTTGAGAGAGTAAAGCAAAAGGGGGTGGAGCTGATGGGTGAGTTTGTGTCAAATGTGGCAAGGCTTTTGGATGAGACAAAAACAAAAGAATTTTTGGCAGGCGTCCAACAAGGTATTCAACAAGGTATCCAGCAAGAGAGAATAGAGACAGCAAAAAGAATGATTCAGTTAGGAATTTCATACGATGTCATATCCAAGGCGACCAACCTAAGTATTGAAGAGATTGAAAAAATAGCGCAGGAGAAGATTAACTAA
- a CDS encoding Rpn family recombination-promoting nuclease/putative transposase has protein sequence MSTYRKYDEGYKKLFSNKENLIWFLQDVLNEERFRRIEKNDIEIIATESINKKWQKKSSDIVYKIKYKDSFFCLTIEFQSREDKRILHRLYEYMHLIQLKNKVNGEIPVVVPIVLYNGISHWKPNEQYSEIILFAEDFPEYAQNFKVIFLDIKSIPEEKLISASNVLAIAMYIDQVSNNPERVLNRILNLRGKIHLNWEQREELADWLYEVILRSYGVSEEEAEEMFKKSGLEVDEMFSSTAEKIKQGIEREKKKIAKEAMKQGMKQGMKQGMKQGMKRAMKLIAKQMLKDNQPIELISKYTGLTPEEIKKLK, from the coding sequence ATGAGCACTTATAGAAAGTATGATGAAGGATACAAGAAATTGTTTTCTAATAAAGAGAATCTAATTTGGTTTTTACAGGATGTTTTAAATGAAGAAAGATTTAGGAGAATAGAAAAGAATGATATAGAGATTATTGCAACTGAGTCGATAAATAAAAAGTGGCAAAAGAAAAGCTCAGACATAGTATATAAGATAAAATATAAAGATTCTTTCTTTTGTTTGACCATTGAATTTCAAAGTAGAGAGGACAAGAGAATTTTACACAGATTATATGAATATATGCATCTCATTCAGCTCAAGAACAAAGTAAATGGTGAAATACCAGTAGTTGTGCCAATTGTGCTGTATAATGGTATAAGTCATTGGAAACCTAATGAACAGTATAGCGAAATTATCCTATTTGCAGAAGATTTTCCTGAGTACGCACAAAATTTCAAGGTGATATTCTTAGATATCAAAAGTATACCTGAGGAGAAGTTAATTAGTGCATCAAACGTATTAGCAATAGCAATGTACATTGACCAAGTATCTAATAATCCTGAAAGGGTGCTTAATAGAATATTGAATTTAAGAGGAAAAATACATCTTAACTGGGAACAGAGAGAAGAATTAGCTGATTGGTTGTATGAGGTTATTTTAAGGTCTTATGGTGTTAGTGAGGAAGAAGCAGAAGAAATGTTTAAAAAATCAGGATTGGAGGTGGATGAGATGTTTTCAAGCACAGCAGAAAAGATAAAGCAAGGAATTGAAAGAGAAAAGAAAAAAATTGCTAAAGAGGCAATGAAGCAAGGCATGAAGCAAGGTATGAAGCAAGGTATGAAACAAGGTATGAAACGCGCAATGAAATTAATCGCAAAACAGATGCTAAAAGATAATCAACCTATAGAGCTTATTTCAAAGTATACGGGTCTTACACCTGAAGAAATAAAAAAATTGAAGTAA
- the thiS gene encoding sulfur carrier protein ThiS, with the protein MLIRVNDKEMEFCGNILELVLSLNLNPKTCAVLVNGEIVKKDDWESFVLKDGDYVEIVSFVGGG; encoded by the coding sequence TTGCTTATAAGAGTAAATGACAAAGAAATGGAGTTTTGTGGAAACATTTTAGAGCTTGTACTGAGTTTAAATCTCAATCCTAAGACCTGTGCAGTTTTGGTAAATGGCGAGATTGTAAAGAAAGATGATTGGGAAAGCTTTGTTTTAAAAGATGGTGACTATGTTGAGATTGTAAGCTTTGTTGGCGGTGGCTAA
- a CDS encoding thiazole synthase: MFEIGGKRLKSRLFVGTGKLPDYSLIEKMYYEAGIEVFAVAVRRIGPNTKHTKNVLEYIPKDATIMVNTSGAQDHKEAVKIAMIGRELTDSDWVKVEIEKDTKYLFPDSFETLKACEILVKEGFKVFPYIYPDLNLAKELEQIGVEAVMPLGSPIGTNKGIGCEVLLKPIINEIKIPVIIDAGIGRPSHAAQAMEMGAEAVLINTAIATSADPLKMAIAFAKAVEAGRLAFEVGILKEYEYAQASSPLEDFISG; this comes from the coding sequence ATGTTTGAAATAGGTGGCAAGAGGTTAAAATCAAGGCTTTTTGTTGGAACAGGCAAGCTTCCTGATTATAGCCTAATTGAAAAGATGTACTATGAAGCCGGCATTGAGGTTTTTGCTGTGGCTGTTCGGCGAATAGGTCCTAACACTAAGCATACAAAAAATGTTTTAGAGTACATTCCAAAAGATGCCACAATCATGGTAAACACATCAGGTGCACAAGACCACAAGGAAGCAGTAAAGATTGCTATGATTGGAAGAGAACTTACAGATTCTGACTGGGTAAAGGTTGAGATTGAAAAGGACACTAAATATCTTTTTCCAGATAGTTTTGAGACGCTAAAAGCTTGTGAAATCCTTGTAAAAGAGGGTTTTAAGGTATTTCCTTACATCTACCCTGATCTTAACCTTGCAAAAGAGCTTGAACAAATTGGAGTTGAAGCAGTCATGCCGCTTGGCTCGCCAATTGGAACAAACAAAGGGATTGGTTGTGAGGTGCTTTTAAAGCCTATCATAAACGAGATAAAAATCCCTGTGATAATTGATGCAGGGATTGGAAGACCATCTCACGCAGCACAGGCAATGGAAATGGGAGCAGAAGCTGTTTTAATTAACACTGCAATTGCAACGTCAGCTGATCCTCTTAAGATGGCAATAGCGTTTGCAAAGGCAGTTGAGGCAGGAAGGCTTGCTTTTGAGGTTGGAATTTTGAAAGAGTATGAGTATGCTCAGGCATCATCACCTTTGGAGGATTTTATAAGCGGCTAA
- the thiH gene encoding 2-iminoacetate synthase ThiH, whose amino-acid sequence MVSFLKEAEELFEEYKDYIPTHREICEIIENKEFLTKEDLAKLLNVSSKEDIMLMAKKAQKLTRENFGKVILLYAPLYIANYCQNGCVYCGFSCRKKYKREKLSFEEIENELRKMKEEGIDSVIILTGEDRINSSVEYIEKACRIATDFMSEVSIEVYPLYEEEYKRLSSIGVVGITVYQETYQREDYDKLHPFGPKKDFEFRLNAPERALKAGFHEVCVGPLLGLSHPKKDVLCAILHAEYLLDKFPKAEISISFPRFRSAGTDFTPSYTVSDKEFIKFLLIARLYLPRVGIVVSTRERPSLRDVLIDVCITKMSAGSKTTVGGYAEEKDEDAEAQFEVEDRRSVSEVVDVIIRKGLRPEFTNWVKGVKSV is encoded by the coding sequence ATGGTCAGCTTTTTAAAAGAGGCAGAAGAACTTTTTGAAGAGTACAAAGACTATATCCCTACTCACAGGGAAATTTGCGAGATTATAGAGAATAAGGAGTTTTTGACAAAAGAGGATTTAGCAAAGCTTTTGAACGTCAGCAGTAAAGAGGATATAATGCTTATGGCAAAGAAAGCTCAAAAGCTTACGCGCGAAAATTTTGGCAAAGTTATTCTTCTGTATGCTCCGCTTTACATTGCAAATTATTGCCAAAACGGTTGTGTTTACTGTGGATTTTCATGCAGGAAAAAGTATAAAAGAGAAAAGCTGAGCTTTGAAGAGATTGAAAATGAACTTAGAAAAATGAAAGAAGAGGGGATTGACTCTGTTATAATTCTCACTGGTGAGGACAGAATTAACTCTTCGGTTGAATACATTGAAAAAGCATGTAGAATCGCAACCGACTTTATGTCAGAGGTCTCAATTGAAGTGTATCCTCTTTATGAAGAAGAGTACAAAAGGCTATCAAGCATTGGCGTTGTTGGAATCACTGTGTATCAAGAGACATATCAAAGAGAAGACTATGATAAGCTTCATCCATTTGGACCAAAAAAAGACTTTGAGTTTAGGCTAAATGCACCTGAAAGAGCATTAAAAGCTGGATTTCATGAGGTGTGTGTAGGCCCACTTTTGGGACTTTCTCACCCCAAAAAAGATGTTTTGTGTGCAATACTTCATGCAGAGTACTTACTTGACAAGTTTCCAAAAGCTGAGATTTCAATTTCATTCCCAAGATTCAGAAGCGCTGGCACAGACTTTACACCTTCATACACAGTTTCAGACAAGGAATTTATTAAATTTTTGCTCATTGCAAGGCTGTATCTCCCAAGGGTTGGAATTGTGGTGTCAACCAGAGAAAGACCCTCTCTTCGCGATGTTTTGATTGATGTTTGCATAACCAAAATGTCAGCAGGCTCTAAAACAACAGTTGGTGGGTATGCAGAAGAAAAAGATGAAGATGCTGAGGCTCAGTTTGAGGTAGAAGATAGAAGAAGTGTATCCGAGGTTGTAGATGTTATAATTAGAAAAGGACTTCGACCCGAGTTTACAAACTGGGTAAAGGGTGTGAAAAGTGTATGA